Proteins co-encoded in one Macrobrachium rosenbergii isolate ZJJX-2024 chromosome 54, ASM4041242v1, whole genome shotgun sequence genomic window:
- the Coq2 gene encoding 4-hydroxybenzoate polyprenyltransferase, mitochondrial: MSVLRWMVRGVAHFGSRHIPHCSDSSLSWTTGHVRCVSNHWLLKQTCFCGTVHPHHWYQTTQQYYHHKWPSRLPQKSRLLSDIHKFYRASVSTKSSVAVDKNSGDQNKKTQPTFAADLSLDYGLKPTLPQRIVLKCPKTLRAYLQLMRFDRPIGSWLLFWPCGWSIVLAATPGSLPDIKMLALFALGAIVMRGAGCTINDMWDKDYDGKVARTAGRPLASGALSMFDALVFLATQLSIGCLILLQLNFYSIVLGASSLGLIVLYPLMKRVTYWPQLMLGFTFNWGALLGWSAIHGFCDWSICLPLYAAGVSWTLIYDTIYAHQDKYDDAIIGIKSTALKFGDATQRWLSGFALAMVSSLVVTGYNAQLAWPYYLTVIGTAAHIGNQVRTLDINNPSDCGDKFRANRHIGLLLFLGMIGGTLLKNTDLKDIFDISIFNKS; the protein is encoded by the exons ATGTCTGTTTTGCGATGGATGGTGAGAGGAGTGGCCCATTTTGGGTCAAGACACATCCCTCATTGTAGTGACTCCTCACTCAGTTGGACTACTGGCCATGTGCGTTGTGTATCTAACCATTGGCTGTTGAAGCAGACATGTTTTTGTGGTACTGTACACCCCCATCACTGGTACCAGACTACACAAcagtattatcatcataaatggcCCTCTAGACTGCCCCAAAAGTCACGTCTGTTGTCAGATATTCATAAATTCTATAGAGCCAGTGTTTCCACAAAATCCAGTGTAGCTGTTGATAAAAATTCAggtgatcaaaataaaaagaccCAACCTACCTTTGCAGCGGACCTTAGCCTGGATTATGGGTTAAAGCCAACTCTGCCCCAGAGAATAGTGTTGAAGTGTCCAAAAACATTACGTGCATATCTTCAGTTAATGCGATTTGATAGACCCATTGGATCCTGGCTTTTGTTTTGGCCTTGTGGATGGAGTATTGTGTTGGCAGCAACTCCAGGAAGTCTTCCAGACATCAAGATGTTAGCACTCTTTGCACTTGGGGCCATTGTGATGCGAGGAGCAGGGTGTACCATCAATGACATGTGGGACAAAGATTATGATGGAAAG GTCGCAAGAACAGCAGGTCGCCCACTTGCAAGTGGTGCCTTGAGCATGTTCGATGCTCTGGTATTCCTAGCCACACAACTCAGCATAGGCTGTCTTATTCTCCTCCAACTGAACTTCTATTCAATAGTCCTTGGTGCCAGTTCACtag GCCTCATAGTTCTGTACCCTCTTATGAAACGTGTAACGTACTGGCCTCAACTGATGCTGGGCTTCACATTCAATTGGGGCGCTCTCCTCGGGTGGTCAGCAATTCATGGCTTTTGCGACTGGAGCATATGTCTCCCACTATATGCTGCTGGTGTCTCATGGACACTTATATATGACACAATATATGCTCATCAG gataaATATGACGATGCTATTATTGGTATTAAATCAACTGCTTTGAAATTTGGTGATGCAACTCAGCGGTGGTTGAGTGGGTTTGCCCTGGCCATGGTGTCCAGTCTAGTGGTAACTGGCTACAACGCCCAGTTAGCATGGCCATATTACCTAACAGTAATTGGGACTGCTGCACACATTGGAAACCAG gtgagAACCTTGGACATCAACAACCCAAGTGATTGCGGAGACAAATTTCGAGCAAACCGACACATAGGACTGTTGTTATTTTTGGGTATGATTGGTGGAACTTTACttaaaaatacagatttgaaagatatatttgacatttctattttcaataaatcatag